From Desulfonatronum thioautotrophicum, the proteins below share one genomic window:
- a CDS encoding DVU_1557 family redox protein, protein MNVRYADWTCGHCGGPLQLCAVKAAYMGSEFELELPGCPACGLYLVFEELALGKMLEVERLLEDK, encoded by the coding sequence TTGAACGTACGCTACGCCGACTGGACCTGCGGCCACTGCGGCGGGCCGTTGCAACTGTGCGCGGTCAAGGCCGCGTACATGGGCAGTGAATTCGAGCTGGAGCTGCCGGGCTGCCCGGCGTGCGGCCTGTACCTCGTCTTCGAGGAGCTGGCCCTGGGCAAGATGCTGGAGGTGGAGCGGCTGCTGGAGGACAAGTGA